A window of the Azospirillum formosense genome harbors these coding sequences:
- a CDS encoding class I SAM-dependent methyltransferase, whose amino-acid sequence MELFVDESDALVHTSRFDSRTLNVEGCMNNRYGSLAALVYDLDKPIGRTFGTEMEFYLSRLSDCRGPILEPGVGNGRLLIPLVEAGLSVEGFDASEEMLERCRAHCRARNLSPRLDRMRFEDFAYDHAFDAIVVPLGSFQLIGDFTDALMVLKRFHNHLAPGGRLILDLDPISDFIGGGARLRSWPTGDGDLITLQEQPVTIDHIAQRKVSHLRYERWRDSRLVETELELFTLRWWGINEFQLALETAGFSDVVISGNHEHGRGPTCEDWIITFEGRRS is encoded by the coding sequence ATGGAACTGTTCGTAGACGAATCCGATGCCCTGGTGCACACTTCCCGCTTCGATTCCAGAACACTCAACGTTGAGGGGTGTATGAACAACCGCTACGGCAGTCTGGCCGCTCTCGTCTACGATCTCGACAAACCCATAGGCCGCACCTTTGGAACGGAGATGGAGTTTTATCTCAGCCGACTGTCGGACTGCCGAGGGCCCATTCTGGAGCCTGGAGTCGGCAATGGGCGTTTGTTGATTCCGTTGGTTGAAGCTGGCCTGTCCGTCGAGGGCTTCGATGCGTCCGAGGAAATGCTGGAGCGTTGCCGCGCGCATTGCCGTGCGCGCAATCTGTCTCCTCGCCTCGACCGGATGCGGTTTGAGGATTTCGCCTACGACCACGCGTTCGACGCCATCGTCGTTCCGCTTGGCTCCTTCCAGCTGATCGGTGATTTCACCGACGCTTTGATGGTGCTCAAGCGCTTTCACAACCATCTCGCGCCCGGTGGGCGGCTGATCCTGGACCTCGATCCCATCAGCGACTTTATCGGGGGCGGCGCCCGGCTCCGGAGCTGGCCAACCGGGGACGGCGACCTGATCACCTTGCAGGAGCAGCCGGTCACCATTGACCACATCGCCCAGCGGAAGGTGTCGCACCTGCGCTATGAGCGATGGCGCGACAGTCGCCTGGTCGAGACCGAACTCGAGTTGTTCACGCTCCGCTGGTGGGGGATCAACGAGTTCCAACTGGCTCTTGAGACCGCCGGCTTCAGCGATGTCGTCATCTCCGGAAACCATGAACACGGTCGCGGCCCGACCTGCGAGGATTGGATAATCACCTTCGAGGGTCGGCGTTCCTGA
- a CDS encoding HPr kinase/phosphatase C-terminal domain-containing protein, with amino-acid sequence MATIHGTCVLVGPWKDGHGTGGNRGGTPVGVLLRGPSGSGKSDLALRMIDAGALLVADDRVELRVDDGRVMATAPAALAGLLEVRGVGIMPMPTAAEAEIGLVVDLVPRAAVERLPGEETAALLDRPLPRLALCPFDASAPAKLKLAAGAARAGSLGKVPDLP; translated from the coding sequence ATGGCAACGATTCACGGCACCTGCGTCCTGGTCGGCCCATGGAAGGACGGCCATGGAACCGGCGGCAACCGGGGCGGAACGCCCGTCGGCGTGCTGCTGCGGGGACCGTCGGGCAGCGGCAAGTCCGATCTGGCCCTGCGGATGATCGACGCGGGGGCGCTGTTGGTGGCCGACGACCGGGTGGAGCTGCGCGTGGACGATGGCAGGGTGATGGCGACGGCGCCGGCGGCGCTGGCCGGACTGCTGGAGGTGCGGGGGGTCGGCATCATGCCGATGCCCACGGCCGCGGAGGCGGAGATCGGTCTGGTCGTCGATCTGGTGCCGCGCGCCGCCGTGGAGCGCCTGCCCGGGGAGGAGACCGCGGCCCTGCTCGACCGGCCCCTGCCGCGCCTGGCCCTCTGCCCCTTCGATGCCTCGGCGCCGGCCAAGCTGAAACTGGCCGCCGGCGCCGCGCGGGCCGGCTCGCTGGGAAAGGTGCCGGACCTGCCATGA
- a CDS encoding class I SAM-dependent methyltransferase encodes MDEVLTEARRLIEARHFRQAARLLRDSAPEAGASAERDRLTGLAALGRRDAAAATAALRRALVREPAHAETLQRLAQAVLAGGDRLQAVRWLERVAAADPAFPGLREALAGAYRRDALYEEALRVTGEALAAGNRSADILYERAVSLAHLGDAAGALAVFDERLADDPEHAAAWFGSHAVALGLNGVEDALRRLRRAAECPGAAGKYWGFLCAYLLLLGRDAEAAALHGEKLAGQPKRLALVEAVAAIRPHLAPDVRLFGVGADLLRFALERAEVLGLVLEFGVRRGTSLNQIADMAGQAVHGFDSFEGLPEGWVNAPRGVLSTGKSLPPVRGNAVLHAGWFEDTLPPFLAAHDGAVRFVNVDSDIYSSARTVLTALAPRFRAGTVLVFDEFIGNRTWREDEYRAFLEYVAGSGAAWEIIAVSPHTKQVAIRLTALPAS; translated from the coding sequence GTGGATGAGGTTCTGACCGAGGCGCGCCGCCTGATCGAGGCGCGGCATTTCCGGCAGGCGGCGCGCCTGCTGCGGGACTCCGCGCCGGAGGCCGGCGCATCCGCCGAGCGCGACCGGCTGACCGGCCTGGCCGCGCTCGGCCGTCGCGATGCTGCGGCCGCCACCGCCGCGCTGCGCCGCGCCCTGGTGCGCGAGCCGGCCCATGCGGAGACCCTCCAGCGTCTCGCCCAGGCCGTTCTGGCGGGCGGGGACCGCCTCCAGGCGGTGCGCTGGCTGGAGCGGGTCGCGGCGGCCGATCCGGCTTTCCCCGGCCTCCGCGAGGCGCTGGCCGGCGCCTACCGGCGCGACGCCCTCTACGAGGAGGCCCTGCGGGTGACCGGCGAGGCGCTGGCCGCCGGGAACCGCTCGGCGGACATCCTCTATGAGCGGGCGGTCAGCCTCGCCCATCTCGGCGACGCCGCCGGCGCGCTGGCGGTCTTCGACGAGCGGCTGGCCGACGATCCGGAGCACGCCGCCGCGTGGTTCGGCAGCCACGCCGTGGCGCTGGGCCTGAACGGGGTGGAGGACGCGCTGCGCCGCCTGCGTCGGGCTGCGGAGTGTCCGGGCGCGGCGGGCAAATACTGGGGCTTCCTGTGCGCCTACCTGCTGCTGCTGGGCCGCGACGCGGAGGCCGCGGCGCTGCATGGCGAGAAGCTGGCGGGTCAGCCGAAGCGCTTGGCCCTGGTGGAGGCGGTGGCGGCGATCCGCCCGCATCTGGCACCGGACGTCCGGCTCTTCGGCGTCGGGGCGGACCTGCTGCGCTTCGCGCTGGAGCGGGCGGAGGTGCTCGGTCTGGTACTGGAGTTCGGCGTGCGCCGCGGCACCTCGCTGAACCAGATCGCCGACATGGCCGGCCAAGCCGTGCACGGCTTTGATTCGTTCGAGGGGCTGCCGGAAGGCTGGGTGAACGCGCCGCGCGGCGTGCTCAGCACGGGCAAGAGCCTGCCGCCGGTGCGCGGCAACGCGGTGCTGCACGCGGGCTGGTTCGAGGACACGCTGCCGCCCTTCCTGGCCGCCCACGACGGCGCGGTGCGCTTCGTCAATGTGGACAGCGACATCTACTCGTCGGCGCGGACGGTGCTGACGGCCCTGGCGCCGCGCTTCCGGGCGGGGACGGTGCTGGTCTTCGACGAGTTCATCGGGAACCGGACGTGGCGCGAGGACGAGTACCGCGCATTCCTGGAATATGTGGCCGGGTCCGGTGCGGCCTGGGAGATCATCGCCGTCAGCCCGCACACCAAACAGGTGGCGATCCGGCTGACCGCGCTTCCTGCGTCGTGA
- a CDS encoding peptidoglycan bridge formation glycyltransferase FemA/FemB family protein: MPSPISSEGAVTILWNEGTVGEWGALFARVPRSTLPQCFAYAGAMGRTHGFVPRLGLIRRDGAPIGIVQLLERRTLRLFHQRQIHRGPLWLDGAEPDLGTQEAVFRLLRRACSDNPLNRASLLPELAAGPEAEAMLQRCGFRRFGPGYRTVWLDLSRGEEELRAAMARDWRQRLKGAEKAGLVIDLDWEAKNLPWLMKQEHEQALTKQFRPMTGALAVRIRNGLLKGGGKGDGVLMAAALEDRSKSAAPAASALFYIHGGSATYQIGWSSESGRKSGAMRLVLWRAALALKARGVGWLDLGGINPDSAPGVTEFKLGTGGQAVESVGLFR, encoded by the coding sequence ATGCCGTCACCGATTTCCAGCGAAGGCGCCGTCACCATCCTGTGGAACGAGGGGACGGTGGGTGAATGGGGCGCGCTCTTTGCCCGCGTTCCCCGCTCCACCCTGCCGCAGTGCTTCGCCTACGCCGGCGCCATGGGGCGCACCCACGGCTTCGTGCCGCGGCTCGGCCTGATCCGTCGGGACGGCGCGCCCATCGGAATCGTCCAGCTTCTGGAGCGGCGCACGCTGCGCCTGTTCCACCAGCGCCAGATCCATCGTGGCCCGCTCTGGCTTGACGGGGCGGAGCCGGATCTGGGGACTCAGGAGGCGGTTTTCCGCCTGCTCCGCCGCGCCTGTTCCGACAACCCGCTGAACCGGGCCAGCCTGCTGCCGGAACTTGCCGCCGGGCCGGAGGCCGAGGCGATGCTGCAACGCTGCGGCTTCCGCCGCTTCGGCCCCGGCTACCGCACGGTCTGGCTCGACCTGTCCCGCGGCGAGGAGGAGTTGCGCGCGGCGATGGCCCGCGACTGGCGCCAGCGCCTCAAGGGGGCGGAAAAGGCCGGTCTGGTCATCGACCTCGACTGGGAGGCCAAGAACCTGCCCTGGCTGATGAAGCAGGAGCATGAGCAGGCCCTGACCAAACAGTTCCGCCCGATGACCGGCGCGCTGGCCGTGCGCATCCGCAACGGGCTGCTGAAAGGCGGCGGGAAAGGCGACGGGGTGCTGATGGCCGCCGCGCTGGAGGACCGTTCGAAATCCGCCGCTCCGGCGGCGAGCGCGCTCTTCTACATCCATGGCGGTTCGGCCACCTACCAGATCGGCTGGTCCAGCGAGTCGGGGCGCAAGAGCGGCGCGATGCGGCTGGTGCTGTGGCGGGCAGCGCTGGCGCTGAAGGCGCGCGGCGTGGGCTGGCTCGACCTCGGCGGCATCAACCCGGACAGCGCGCCGGGCGTCACGGAATTCAAGCTGGGGACCGGCGGCCAGGCGGTGGAGAGCGTCGGCCTGTTCCGTTAA
- a CDS encoding peptidoglycan DD-metalloendopeptidase family protein, translated as MTVRSRLGGLPTLALVAAGLAGLLTHTVAAPAHAAGGRTAPPERVAKDTATKDTAAKEKAEDEDERSPSAHRHILSVGRGDTLMDMLTGADVPADEATNAIAALRKVYDPRKLQVGQQVTVLFEPRRGGTKRFVGLEFLPDVVRSVSVSRKGDTAFTSSESEKAVIRQPVAAQTVIRSSLFEAGNAAGVPVSVMMALIRDYSYDVDFQRDLQPGDQFEVLYERLVTADGKNAGEGDVLYAALVLSGKEYPIYRHKSRDGRIDYYNRDGESIRRALLRTPIDGARITSGFGMRHHPILGFSKMHKGMDFGAPTGTPIYAAGGGVVEEVGPNGAYGNYIRIRHNTQIATAYAHLSRIAKSTRRGARVDQGDVIGYVGTTGRSTGPHLHYEVLKGGQQINPKSIDLPTGDKLEGRELQAFEQTVRSLEKTFEQARSGLQLARTPGTHEDKGCTKATTC; from the coding sequence ATGACGGTGCGTTCGAGGCTCGGTGGCCTTCCCACGCTCGCCCTGGTTGCCGCTGGTCTGGCGGGGCTCCTCACCCACACGGTCGCCGCACCCGCCCATGCGGCGGGCGGGCGCACGGCCCCGCCGGAGCGGGTCGCCAAGGACACCGCCACCAAAGACACAGCCGCCAAGGAAAAGGCCGAGGACGAGGACGAGCGGTCGCCGAGCGCGCACCGCCACATCCTGTCCGTCGGGCGCGGCGACACGCTCATGGACATGCTGACCGGGGCGGACGTCCCGGCGGACGAGGCGACCAACGCCATCGCGGCGCTGCGCAAGGTCTACGATCCGCGCAAGCTGCAGGTCGGCCAGCAGGTCACCGTCCTGTTCGAGCCGCGCCGCGGCGGGACCAAGCGATTCGTCGGGTTGGAGTTCCTTCCGGACGTGGTGCGCTCCGTCTCCGTCTCCCGCAAGGGCGACACCGCCTTCACGTCGAGCGAATCGGAGAAGGCGGTCATCCGCCAGCCGGTCGCCGCGCAGACGGTGATCCGGTCGAGCCTGTTCGAAGCGGGCAACGCCGCCGGCGTGCCGGTGTCGGTGATGATGGCGCTGATCCGCGACTATTCCTATGACGTGGACTTCCAGCGCGACCTCCAGCCGGGCGACCAGTTCGAAGTGCTCTATGAGCGGCTGGTCACCGCCGACGGCAAGAACGCCGGCGAAGGCGACGTGCTCTACGCCGCGCTGGTGCTGAGCGGCAAGGAGTACCCGATCTACCGGCACAAGAGCCGGGACGGCCGCATCGACTATTACAACCGCGACGGCGAGAGCATCCGCCGCGCCCTGCTGCGCACGCCGATCGACGGCGCGCGGATCACCTCGGGCTTCGGCATGCGCCACCACCCGATCCTCGGCTTCAGCAAGATGCACAAGGGCATGGATTTCGGCGCGCCGACCGGCACGCCGATCTACGCCGCGGGCGGCGGCGTGGTCGAGGAGGTCGGGCCGAACGGCGCCTACGGCAACTACATCCGCATCCGCCACAACACCCAGATCGCCACGGCCTACGCCCATCTGAGCCGCATCGCCAAGAGCACGCGCCGTGGCGCCCGCGTCGACCAGGGCGACGTCATCGGCTATGTCGGCACCACCGGCCGGTCGACCGGACCGCATCTGCATTACGAGGTGCTGAAGGGCGGCCAGCAGATCAACCCGAAGAGCATCGACCTGCCGACCGGCGACAAGCTGGAGGGCCGTGAGCTGCAAGCCTTCGAACAGACCGTGCGGTCGCTGGAGAAGACCTTCGAGCAGGCGCGCAGCGGTCTCCAGCTCGCCCGCACCCCGGGCACGCACGAGGACAAGGGCTGCACCAAGGCGACGACCTGCTGA
- the rapZ gene encoding RNase adapter RapZ, translating to MTDSRPLQDPPLERSPGQGGQLVLVTGMSGAGMSVALKALEDLGYEAVDNLRLSLVPALLEQADPRRRPLALVIDSRTRDFSAHAMLEEVEALKAHAELEVRLVFLDCGDETLQRRFTETRRRHPLAIDRPVPDGIQLERAMLLPLKQQADVTIDTTQLSIHDLRRILAGNFQIGTQAALQVFVTSFSFRMGLPREADLVFDVRFLTNPHYDPDLRPLTGLDPRVAARVEGDPDFAEFFRHLTDLLQPLLPRYNQEGKSYLTIAVGCTGGKHRSVFVAERLAAWLDGLGLKVGISHRELERQAPRAG from the coding sequence ATGACCGATTCACGCCCCTTGCAGGACCCGCCGTTGGAACGATCCCCAGGACAGGGCGGACAGCTCGTGCTCGTCACCGGCATGTCCGGCGCCGGCATGTCCGTCGCCCTGAAGGCGCTGGAGGATCTCGGCTACGAGGCGGTGGACAACCTGCGCCTCTCGCTGGTCCCGGCGCTGCTGGAGCAGGCCGATCCGCGCCGGCGCCCGCTGGCCCTGGTCATCGACAGCCGCACCCGCGACTTCTCCGCCCACGCCATGCTGGAGGAGGTCGAGGCGCTGAAGGCCCATGCGGAGCTGGAGGTGCGTCTGGTCTTCCTCGATTGCGGGGACGAGACGCTGCAGCGCCGCTTCACCGAGACGCGTCGCCGCCACCCTCTGGCCATCGACCGCCCGGTGCCGGACGGCATCCAGCTGGAACGCGCCATGCTGCTGCCGTTGAAGCAGCAGGCCGACGTGACCATCGACACCACGCAATTGTCGATCCATGACCTGCGCCGCATCCTGGCCGGCAACTTCCAGATCGGCACCCAGGCGGCGCTGCAGGTCTTCGTCACCTCCTTCTCGTTCCGGATGGGGTTGCCTCGCGAGGCGGACCTCGTGTTCGACGTACGTTTCCTGACGAATCCCCACTATGATCCGGATCTGCGACCGCTGACCGGCCTCGACCCCCGCGTGGCGGCGCGGGTGGAGGGGGACCCGGATTTCGCCGAATTCTTCCGTCATCTGACGGACCTGTTGCAGCCGCTTCTGCCGCGCTACAACCAGGAGGGCAAGAGCTACCTGACCATCGCGGTCGGCTGCACGGGCGGCAAGCACCGCTCGGTGTTCGTCGCCGAACGGCTGGCCGCGTGGCTGGACGGGCTGGGGTTGAAGGTCGGGATCAGCCACCGGGAGCTGGAACGGCAGGCCCCGCGGGCCGGCTGA
- a CDS encoding response regulator transcription factor, producing the protein MSHTVALVDDDRNILTSVAMALEAEGFEVRTYTDGAEALRGLTQRPPDLAVLDIKMPRMDGMELLQRLRQTSHLPVIFLTSKDDEVDELMGLRMGADDYIKKPFSQRLLVERIRTLLRREAATRDKTAPEPGVLLTRGPLVMDGARHSCTWKGQPIDLTVTEFLLVKALAQRPGHVKSRDQLMDAAYGENVYVDDRTIDSHIKRLRKKFKAIDSDFAQIETLYGVGYRYKE; encoded by the coding sequence ATGTCTCACACCGTAGCGTTGGTGGATGACGACCGGAACATCCTGACCTCCGTTGCCATGGCGCTGGAAGCGGAGGGCTTCGAGGTGCGCACCTACACCGACGGCGCGGAGGCGCTGCGCGGCCTGACCCAGCGCCCGCCCGACCTCGCCGTGCTCGACATCAAGATGCCGCGCATGGACGGGATGGAGCTGCTGCAGCGGCTGCGCCAGACCAGCCACCTGCCGGTCATCTTCCTGACCAGCAAGGACGACGAGGTCGACGAGCTGATGGGTCTGCGCATGGGCGCCGACGACTACATCAAGAAGCCCTTCTCGCAGCGCCTGCTCGTCGAGCGCATCCGCACCCTGCTGCGGCGCGAGGCGGCGACCCGCGACAAGACCGCGCCGGAACCCGGCGTCCTGCTGACCCGCGGCCCGCTGGTCATGGACGGCGCCCGCCATTCCTGCACCTGGAAGGGCCAGCCCATCGACCTGACGGTGACGGAGTTCCTCCTGGTCAAGGCGCTGGCCCAGCGCCCCGGCCATGTGAAGAGCCGCGACCAGCTCATGGACGCCGCCTACGGCGAGAACGTCTATGTCGACGACCGCACCATCGACAGCCACATCAAGCGGCTCCGCAAGAAGTTCAAGGCCATTGATTCCGACTTTGCGCAGATCGAAACGCTCTATGGCGTCGGTTACCGATACAAGGAGTGA
- a CDS encoding DUF2470 domain-containing protein has protein sequence MRGAGLAALSTALRGDDGQSDGRGGWPYPSLVQVAFDLDGTPLLLLSTLADHTKNIARDPRVGLLFDGTAGLAEPLSGPRLSVLGRAERSEEPRHRVRFLARHPGAALYAGFADFSVYAVAVERAHLVAGFGRVRWLDRTDLLLPGVPAALAEAEGAILDHMNADHADALRLYATVLAGRSADGAEPWVMTGIDPDGCDLRRSGEMARVDFDHGVENPEDARVTLAGLARQARQRAAGSAPGSAPGAADGPVGSDDRDG, from the coding sequence ATGCGTGGTGCCGGTCTGGCGGCGCTGTCCACCGCCCTGCGCGGGGATGACGGCCAGAGTGATGGCCGGGGTGGATGGCCCTATCCCTCGCTGGTCCAGGTGGCCTTCGACCTCGACGGCACGCCCCTTCTCCTGCTCTCCACGCTCGCCGACCACACGAAGAACATCGCGCGGGACCCGCGCGTCGGCCTGCTGTTCGACGGAACCGCGGGCCTGGCGGAGCCGCTGTCCGGGCCGCGCCTGTCCGTTCTCGGGCGGGCCGAGCGCTCGGAGGAGCCGCGCCACCGCGTCCGCTTCCTGGCGCGCCATCCCGGTGCGGCGCTCTACGCCGGCTTCGCCGATTTCAGCGTCTACGCCGTGGCGGTGGAGCGCGCCCATCTGGTGGCCGGCTTCGGCCGGGTGCGCTGGCTCGACCGGACCGACCTGCTGCTGCCCGGCGTCCCGGCGGCGCTGGCCGAGGCCGAGGGCGCCATCCTGGACCACATGAACGCCGACCACGCCGACGCCTTGCGGCTTTACGCCACGGTTCTGGCCGGACGGTCCGCCGACGGCGCCGAGCCCTGGGTGATGACCGGCATCGATCCCGACGGCTGCGATCTGCGGCGCAGCGGCGAAATGGCGCGGGTTGATTTCGATCACGGCGTGGAAAACCCCGAAGACGCTAGGGTCACTCTCGCCGGGCTCGCCCGGCAGGCCCGCCAGCGCGCGGCCGGCAGTGCGCCCGGCAGCGCACCCGGCGCGGCCGATGGCCCGGTGGGTTCGGACGATCGTGACGGCTAA
- the motA gene encoding flagellar motor stator protein MotA codes for MFVMIGFGVVVFSVFGGYVLGGGHLGVLWMPFEFMIILGSAAGAFLIANPKAVVTHTGKELGHLFKGPKYKKDDFLELLTMMYQVFKIAKTKGLLALEQHIEKPEDSPLFQQFPKFYGDHHAISFLCTYLRLMSLGADNPHELVDLMDEDIETMHHEHQRIADAIQAVADAVPALGIVAAVLGVIHTMGSITEPPEVLGKLIGGALVGTFTGILVAYGFLAPIASGLKNIYHAEGKYYQAMKIGLIAHLSGYAPAISVEYSRNVLEPEYRPSFAQVEEATSALPPA; via the coding sequence ATGTTCGTGATGATCGGCTTCGGCGTCGTGGTGTTCAGCGTCTTCGGGGGCTATGTCCTGGGCGGCGGCCATCTGGGCGTGCTGTGGATGCCCTTCGAGTTCATGATCATCCTGGGCTCCGCCGCCGGCGCGTTCCTGATCGCCAATCCAAAAGCGGTGGTGACACACACCGGCAAGGAACTCGGCCATCTGTTCAAAGGGCCAAAATACAAGAAGGACGATTTTCTCGAACTTCTCACCATGATGTATCAGGTCTTCAAGATCGCGAAGACCAAGGGATTGCTCGCCCTTGAACAGCACATCGAGAAACCCGAGGATTCACCACTCTTCCAGCAGTTCCCGAAATTCTACGGCGACCACCACGCCATATCCTTCCTCTGCACCTACCTGCGTCTGATGTCGCTCGGGGCCGACAACCCGCACGAGCTGGTCGACCTGATGGACGAGGACATCGAGACCATGCACCACGAGCACCAGCGGATCGCCGACGCCATCCAGGCGGTCGCCGACGCCGTTCCGGCGCTGGGCATCGTGGCGGCGGTGCTGGGCGTGATCCACACCATGGGATCGATCACCGAGCCGCCGGAGGTTCTGGGCAAGCTGATCGGCGGCGCGCTGGTCGGCACCTTCACCGGCATTCTCGTCGCCTACGGCTTCCTGGCGCCGATCGCCAGCGGCCTGAAAAACATCTACCACGCCGAAGGGAAATACTATCAGGCGATGAAGATCGGCCTGATCGCGCATTTGTCCGGCTACGCGCCGGCCATCTCGGTCGAATATTCGCGAAACGTGCTGGAGCCCGAATACCGGCCGAGCTTCGCCCAGGTGGAAGAGGCCACCTCGGCCCTGCCGCCCGCCTGA
- a CDS encoding stimulus-sensing domain-containing protein, whose product MASVTDTRSEVRAPDRAAPSPTTPVKPGAAPRAAARRRLRGVPSPLTLRILAVNVLALLLLVGALLYLGRYQDRLVQAELDALETEARIFASALGEGAVQRAADEPEAGQESYELSPELGRQMIRRLALATETHTRLYGPDGRLLSDSRVLTGSPGKIEIQELPLPPSGDPVSRAVNEFYARFIDVVPSRENLPLYREPPGHAAESAAPPPNVERALAGENSATVWRLASPVARSNLLLTVAVPVQRYKEVLGAVLLSRSGTVIDEAIRSVRTDILRVFAVALLVTVLMSLYLAGTIARPIRKLAQAADRLRTGHGRHTEIPDLTRRGDEIGELSGVLRDMTAALWARMDAIERFAADVAHEIKNPLTSLRSAVETVCRIQDPARREKLMAIIADDVQRLDRLISDISNASRLDAELSRAALEPVDIGAMLRTLADIHRTTAEEGDEEDGDGTAAPPSVVIEPPPGGSLTVKGLEGRLTQVFQNLIANALSFSPPGGQVRLASRRTPDGAVEVTVSDDGPGIPDGKEEAIFERFYTERPAGEKFGTHSGLGLSISKQIVEAHGGTIQAANRLGPGGETIGAVFTVRLPRP is encoded by the coding sequence ATGGCGTCGGTTACCGATACAAGGAGTGAGGTCCGCGCGCCGGACCGCGCCGCCCCGTCCCCCACCACGCCCGTCAAGCCCGGCGCCGCGCCCCGCGCCGCCGCACGGCGCCGGCTGCGCGGCGTGCCGTCGCCGCTGACCCTGCGGATTCTCGCCGTCAACGTGCTGGCGCTGCTGCTGCTGGTCGGCGCCCTGCTCTATCTCGGCCGCTACCAGGACCGTCTGGTCCAGGCGGAGCTGGACGCGCTGGAGACGGAGGCCCGCATCTTCGCCTCGGCGCTCGGCGAGGGCGCCGTGCAGCGGGCCGCCGACGAGCCGGAGGCGGGCCAGGAGAGCTACGAGCTGTCGCCGGAGCTGGGGCGCCAGATGATCCGCCGGCTGGCCCTGGCGACGGAGACGCACACCCGGCTCTACGGCCCGGACGGGCGGCTGCTGTCGGACAGCCGCGTGCTGACCGGGTCACCCGGCAAGATCGAGATCCAGGAGCTGCCGCTGCCGCCCTCCGGCGACCCGGTGTCGCGCGCGGTCAACGAATTCTACGCCCGCTTCATCGACGTGGTGCCGAGCCGGGAGAACCTGCCGCTCTACCGCGAGCCGCCGGGCCACGCCGCCGAATCGGCCGCCCCGCCGCCCAACGTCGAGCGCGCGCTGGCCGGCGAGAACAGCGCGACGGTGTGGCGGCTGGCCTCGCCGGTTGCCCGCTCCAACCTGCTGCTGACCGTCGCCGTTCCGGTCCAGCGCTACAAGGAGGTGCTGGGGGCGGTGCTGCTGTCGCGCAGCGGCACGGTGATCGACGAGGCCATCCGGTCGGTGCGCACCGACATCCTGCGCGTCTTCGCGGTGGCGCTTCTCGTCACGGTCCTGATGTCGCTCTATCTGGCCGGCACCATCGCCCGCCCCATCCGCAAGCTGGCCCAGGCCGCCGACCGGCTGCGCACCGGCCATGGGCGCCACACCGAGATTCCCGACCTCACCCGCCGCGGCGACGAGATCGGGGAGCTGTCCGGCGTGCTGCGCGACATGACGGCGGCGCTGTGGGCGCGCATGGACGCCATTGAGCGCTTCGCCGCCGACGTCGCCCACGAGATCAAGAATCCGCTGACCTCGCTGCGCAGCGCGGTGGAGACGGTCTGCCGCATCCAGGACCCGGCCCGCCGCGAGAAGCTGATGGCGATCATCGCCGACGACGTGCAGCGGCTGGACCGGCTGATCAGCGACATCTCCAACGCCTCGCGCCTGGACGCCGAGCTGTCGCGCGCCGCGCTGGAGCCGGTGGACATCGGCGCGATGCTCCGCACGCTCGCCGACATCCACCGCACCACCGCGGAGGAGGGGGACGAGGAGGACGGCGACGGGACGGCGGCCCCGCCGAGCGTCGTCATCGAGCCGCCGCCCGGCGGATCGCTGACCGTGAAGGGGCTGGAGGGGCGGCTGACCCAGGTCTTCCAGAACCTGATCGCCAACGCCCTGTCCTTCTCGCCCCCCGGCGGGCAGGTCCGGCTGGCGTCGCGGCGCACCCCGGACGGCGCGGTGGAGGTGACGGTCAGCGACGACGGACCCGGCATTCCGGACGGCAAGGAGGAGGCGATCTTCGAGCGCTTCTACACCGAGCGTCCGGCCGGCGAGAAGTTCGGCACCCATTCGGGGCTCGGCCTGTCGATCTCCAAGCAGATCGTCGAAGCCCACGGCGGCACCATCCAGGCGGCCAACCGGTTGGGCCCCGGCGGGGAGACCATCGGCGCCGTCTTCACCGTGCGTCTGCCGCGCCCCTGA
- a CDS encoding RT0821/Lpp0805 family surface protein translates to MKKIAVTAFVALSLAACQSGGSGIGTKQTVGALGGAAAGGVIGSQFGGGTGKLITTGVGTLLGAYLGSELGQSLDRADETYAQRAATQAYAAPMGSTIQWNNPESGNRGTITPIRDGRDNSGNYCREYQQTVYVGGKAERANGTACQQPDGTWRIVS, encoded by the coding sequence ATGAAGAAGATCGCTGTTACCGCCTTTGTCGCCCTGTCGCTTGCCGCCTGCCAGAGCGGCGGCAGCGGCATCGGGACCAAGCAGACGGTCGGCGCGCTTGGCGGCGCGGCGGCCGGCGGCGTGATCGGTTCGCAGTTCGGCGGCGGCACCGGCAAGCTCATCACCACCGGTGTGGGCACGCTGCTCGGCGCCTATCTCGGCAGCGAGCTTGGCCAATCGCTCGACCGCGCGGACGAGACCTACGCCCAGCGCGCGGCCACCCAGGCCTATGCGGCGCCGATGGGCTCGACCATCCAGTGGAACAACCCGGAATCGGGCAACCGCGGCACCATCACCCCGATCCGCGACGGCCGCGACAACTCCGGCAATTATTGCCGCGAGTACCAGCAGACCGTCTATGTCGGCGGCAAGGCCGAGCGTGCCAACGGCACCGCCTGCCAGCAGCCGGACGGCACCTGGCGCATCGTGTCCTAA